In Diabrotica undecimpunctata isolate CICGRU chromosome 9, icDiaUnde3, whole genome shotgun sequence, the DNA window AAACTCAAACACAACACATTTCATTAGAAGACCCTATTAACGGCATACCTGTATCAGAAGAACCCTTAAACTTATCAACTaaccaaataataattatacCTAACAGCGAAAAATACGACGTCACgtacaaaagaatatttaaaaaacatagatACTCCGTTCACGTTACTGAAAATTGGCAAGATTGTCTTGTAGACGCATTTAAAGCAATTTTAAAACCCAGCCAAACATTCGGCATAAAAACTCCACATTGCTTCCAACCGTTCATATGTAATTTCTTTAGAACACACATAGATAATActatgaaaaagacagaaaagatttgatttcacgttcaaagcgtctatgtatctattgatacgtatttcgacttaaaaagtctcatcagaatagttattcatagccgttcttaacgtgaaaaataatcttctctgtcttattagaagtaacaataacatgacttcgttatggacgcaatagcgacatctgatagaaaaatcggtaagatagtttcgaaacaaattcagatttctgctttaatctggagccttctaaaaattgcaagacatggccagacgatgataaagatattaaaaagagacatggggaatctaaaatttgcatttcacgacatgtctattcatctaggcagaaatcctaacgaatttgtttctcgtactcatacagagtagatccgaataaaatgaaaaagacagaaaagatttgatttcacgttcaaagcgtctatgtatctattgatacgtatttcgacttaaaaagtctcatcagaatagttattcatagccgttcttaacgtgaaaaataatcttctctgtcttattagaagtaacaataacatgacttcgttatggacgcaatagcgacatctgatagaaaaatcggtaagatagtttcgaaacaaattcagatttctgctttaatctggagccttctaaaaattgcaagacatggccagacgatgataaagatattaaaaagagacatggggaatctaatacttgcattccacgacatgtctattcatctaggcagaaatcctaacgaatttgtttctcgtactcatacagagtagatccgaataaaatgaaaaagacagaaaagatttgatttcacgttcaaagcgtctatgtatttattgatacgtatttcgacttaaaaagtctcatcagaatagttattcatagccgttctatcagatgtcgctattgcgtccataacgaagtcatgttattgttacttctaataagacagagaagattatttttcacgttaagaacggctatgaataactattctgatgagactttttaagtcaaaatacgtatcaatagatacatagacgctttgaacgtgaaatcaaatcttttctgtctttttcattttattcggatctactctgtatgagtacgagaaacaaattcgttaggatttctgcctagatgaatagacatgtcgtggaatgcaaattttagattccccatgtctctttttaatatctttatcatcgtctggccatgtcttgcaatttttagaaggctccagattaaagcagaaatctgaatttgtttcgaaactatcttataGATAATACTGTTTGTTGATGCCACCTAAGGCctattaattttgtaataaataactACACTGGAGATTACactttactaaatttattttagTAATACAACAACAAAAACTGAACAAAGGGATTTTTAGTATGCGTGGTGATGGTAATGTCTATTATGGTTAGAATCGAGTCTCTCGTCTTCCCTTTTTCTTTCTCCGAACATGCATGCTTCGTCGGCTGTCATACATAGCGGCTGCTGTGGGCAGAAGAAGAACCAATGTTGCCAGTGTTGCCGGttacaaaaaataagaatgttCAAATACTTAACATAGCCGCCTCCCTTGAAGGCTGATATGCCTTTAAGCACAAGGCAACACACACAATTTAACTACTGGACGATGAATCACTCCAGTTGCAGTTTTCACCATTGCACTACGGATGACACCATCACTTCCGAAAAGGTCGTTTGCACACGACCTAAAGACCATTTGAGAGGAGGAAGCCCATCCTCCTTGATTAGTACAAGTGTACCCGAAGTCAATACTTGGGGCTCTGATTTCTTCCATTTGTTTCGAGATTGTAATTGTGAAATGTATTCGGATGACCATCTCTTCCAAAATAATTGAAGTCTTTGTTGGATCAGCTGATACTGGTTGCGACGATTTTCATTAACATCAAGCCAATTGTGATCTGGTATAGAGAAAAGTGGCTCTCCTATCAAAAAGTGCGCAGGTGTCAAAGGACTAGGATCATTAGGGTCATCAGATAGTGGAGAAATTGGTCGGGAATTTAAACAAGACTCTATTTGAGTTAAAAGGGTTGAAAACTCTTCGAATGTTAAAATATTTTCGCCGATACTACGGCGCAAATGATGCTTAACCGATTTAACACCGGCTTCCCAAAGTCCGCCAAAGTGCGGAGAATTAGGCGGAATAAACCGCCAATCAATGCTTTCCTGGCTGAGTCTAGTCTGAATCTTGTCTGAATTGATTTCAAAGAATTTCCTTAATTCATTTTTTGCACCCATAAAATTAGTACCGTGATCCGGAAATAATTTTCGACAAATACCACGTTGCGCTGTAAAGCGACGAAGTGAGGCTATGAAACATTCTGTGGTAAGGTCACTGACCAATTCTAAGTGTACAGCTTTGGTACTAAAACAAACAAATAGGCATATGTAGCATTTTTGGACCTTATAATTGCGAGTTTTTCTATCGCGTAACTTAAATGGGCCTGCATAATCAGTGCCGCACATCGAAAAGGGTCGAGAAGGTCGCATTCGATCAATTGGTAGATATGACATCAGGTACTTAACAGTTTTAGCGTTAAAACGAAAGCATCGAATACAATTATGAACGATTTGTTTGACTAAATTTCGACCATTTATAGGCCAGAATTCTTCACGAATTGCTGATAATGTGAGTTGAGGTCCAGCATGAAGAAGAGCAATATGTTTAGATTCGGCATAGAGTTTAGTGAGATGATGGTTTTTAGGGAGAATAGCTGGGTGTTTTTTATCATAGTTAAAATGGGATTTACCCAAGCGTCCTCCAACTCTTAGGATATCTGAATCATCTATAAAGGGGTTTAAAGAAAACAAGCCATTAAAAGGATTCAATTTGTTCACCTTTAATGATTTAATTTCTAGGAGGAATGATTCCTGTTGACAAATGCGAGTTAATTGTTTTAAGGAATTTCCCAATTCTTCGCATGTCAAGGGACCTAAGTCTCTATCGGAAGAACTGGTACGACAAAAACGAATAAAACATAGTACATAATCCAACACTCTTTGAAGTTTTCTAAGTGTGCAGTAACCATTGAGTTTAGCAATTTCTAGAAATTCTGTCACAGGAGATAAGGTGGTCATTAAAACCTTGGGCTTTGTTTCTGGGAGATTCTCATACGATGAAGGTACAAAGGTTTTATTAGATTCATAATCGAAGCTGCTCAGACATTTGGGGCCATTCCACCAAATATCGGAATTTATCAGCTCAAATGTGGAAATTCCACGGGTTAGTAAATCAGCAggattttcttttgtatttatatATCTCCAATTGGTAGTTTTAGTTAAAGATTGAATCTGTGCCACTCTGTTTGCTACAAACACCTTTAATACGTGAGGAGAAGTATTAATCCAAGATAGTGTTATAGTAGAATCAGAACAATAAAAGATTTTATCTACATGTAAATGTAGAGAAGATTTTACCTTATCCATTAATTCAGCCAAAAGTAAGGCTGAACAAAGTTCTAATCTTGGAATGGTAACCATTTTTAAAGGAGCTACACGAGTTTTTGCACACAGCAAGTGATGCTGAGAATTACCAGCGGAATCTGTGGAGCGAAGATAAACACAGCAGCTATAGGCCGATTCGGAAGCATCTGCAAATCCTATCAATTCTACGGCCTTTCTATCATTGATCAAAACAAGTCTAGGTATTTTAAGTTCAGTTATTAGCTTTAAGTCTCTTTGAAATGTGGACCATTTTGTGTGAATTGATGCTGGCACAGATTCGTCCCATGATACATGTAATTGCCAAAGTTGTTGGATAAGGATCTTTGCGTTTATAGTTAATGGAGATAATAAACCTAGTGGGTCAAAAAGCTGAGAGATAGAACTGAGAATAGATCTCTTACTAACGGTGACTAACGAGGGTTGAATAACTGAATATGATAAGATATCTGACTTATGATTCCAATTAAGTCCAAGAGTTTTACTAGTTTCCGAGTTTCCTATTTCAATAGTTTCTAATTGATTAGTATCACCAAGTTCCATTTTCGAATATACATACCATAAGATTTGAATATTTGTATCAAAGGATTTTTGATATCTAAGACTTCTTCTAGGCTGTCTGCACCGGAAAGAAGGTCGTCAACATAGAAATCGTGTTCTATTATGAAGCTAAGTTTGGGATTAGATTGCTTAATATCATCAGCTATTTTTCGTAGACATCTTGTCGCTAAGAATGCACTAGATGCTAAGCCATAAGTTACAGTGTTTAGTTCAAAGATTGACAACGGCTCAGTTGGATCAAATCGCCAGAGTATTTTTTGGAATTCGTGTTGTTCCTTGGGTACAAGTATTTGCCGATACATTTTGGCTATATCTGCTGAAATGacaatattttgttttcaaaaatgaATTGCTATAGAGAATAAATCATCTTGGATATTGGGGCCAACCATCATGATATCATTCACAGATAAGCCAGAGGTAGATTTAGCTGAGCCATCGAAGACTACACGAAGTTTTGTACTAATGCTAGAGGGTTTGAAAACAGCGTGATGGGGTAAGAAAAACCCGCTATAGTCGTCCATAGATTCTTGTTTAGTCATATGATCTAGTTCTAAGTATTCTGAAATGAATTCAGTGTATTTAGTTTTAAGAGGATCTTTTTT includes these proteins:
- the LOC140451103 gene encoding uncharacterized protein, with protein sequence MELGDTNQLETIEIGNSETSKTLGLNWNHKSDILSYSVIQPSLVTVSKRSILSSISQLFDPLGLLSPLTINAKILIQQLWQLHVSWDESVPASIHTKWSTFQRDLKLITELKIPRLVLINDRKAVELIGFADASESAYSCCVYLRSTDSAGNSQHHLLCAKTRVAPLKMVTIPRLELCSALLLAELMDKVKSSLHLHVDKIFYCSDSTITLSWINTSPHVLKVFVANRVAQIQSLTKTTNWRYINTKENPADLLTRGISTFELINSDIWWNGPKCLSSFDYESNKTFVPSSYENLPETKPKVLMTTLSPVTEFLEIAKLNGYCTLRKLQRVLDYVLCFIRFCRTSSSDRDLGPLTCEELGNSLKQLTRICQQESFLLEIKSLKVNKLNPFNGLFSLNPFIDDSDILRVGGRLGKSHFNYDKKHPAILPKNHHLTKLYAESKHIALLHAGPQLTLSAIREEFWPINGRNLVKQIVHNCIRCFRFNAKTVKYLMSYLPIDRMRPSRPFSMCGTDYAGPFKLRDRKTRNYKVQKCYICLFVCFSTKAVHLELVSDLTTECFIASLRRFTAQRGICRKLFPDHGTNFMGAKNELRKFFEINSDKIQTRLSQESIDWRFIPPNSPHFGGLWEAGVKSVKHHLRRSIGENILTFEEFSTLLTQIESCLNSRPISPLSDDPNDPSPLTPAHFLIGEPLFSIPDHNWLDVNENRRNQYQLIQQRLQLFWKRWSSEYISQLQSRNKWKKSEPQVLTSGTLVLIKEDGLPPLKWSLGRVQTTFSEVMVSSVVQW